One Nicotiana sylvestris chromosome 12, ASM39365v2, whole genome shotgun sequence genomic window carries:
- the LOC104220758 gene encoding subtilisin-like protease SBT3, with amino-acid sequence MTPLPLLLFSWFLLCLSLSLGISAQRSTYIVHLDKSFMPKIFASHQNWHSSIINNIKIEVPTTPNDHHPVPKIVYSYDNVIHGFSAVLSKDELEALKKSSGFLSAYKDRTVEAHTTHTSEFLKLNPASGLWPASGFGQDVIIGVLDSGIWPESASFRDDGLSEIPKKWKGICKPGTEFNSSLCNRKLIGANYFNKGILADDPSVNISMNSARDTRGHGTHVASTAAGSFAKGASYFGYAPGTARGIATRARIAVYKFSFEEGTFTSDLIAAMDQAVADGVDILTISYGYVKIPLYEDSIAIASFGAMMKGVLVTASAGNSGPEMGTLNNGVPWIFTVASCSTDRSFSGTLTLGNGLKITGFSLFPVRTMIKDFPVLYNESISPCDSSDLLSQVPNARRSIMICYSVAVEVEEQMAAISESKFGGAIYISDDPDALISNFFPNPGVVISIKEGKQVIDYALKGVKPKASISFQETRTDVKPAPVVSAFSSRGPSRSYLRVAKPDIIAPGELILAAWPSNVSAAVIGVNTFLDSDYRLESGTSMAAPHIAGIAAMLKGVHPEWSPSAIRSAMMTTANPLDNTEKPIKTADDNKDATSLAMGAGVVDPNRAVDPGLIYDATPQHYVNLLCSMNLTVEQFKTIARSSAKHNCSNPSNDINYPSFIALFSPYGNYTWLEQKFKRTVTNVGAGAATYKVKVKAPENSTISLFPQTLVFEKKNQKQEYTLTIRYKGVVEDQAQSGAITWVEENGHHTVSSPIVVAPEIDAWT; translated from the coding sequence ATGACACCACTACCTCTTCTCCTGTTTTCTTGGTTTCTTTTGTGTCTTTCTTTGTCTTTAGGAATCTCAGCACAGAGGTCTACTTATATTGTCCATTTGGACAAGTCTTTTATGCCTAAAATCTTTGCTAGTCACCAAAACTGGCATTCatccattattaacaacatcaaGATTGAGGTTCCCACTACTCCAAATGATCATCATCCAGTTCCAAAGATTGTATATTCTTATGATAATGTCATTCATGGATTTAGTGCTGTTTTGTCTAAAGATGAACTTGAAGCTCTCAAGAAATCATCAGGCTTTCTTTCAGCTTATAAAGATAGGACTGTTGAAGCTCACACTACTCATACTTCTGAGtttcttaagctcaatcctgcttCTGGTCTATGGCCAGCTTCTGGTTTTGGTCAAGATGTTATTATTGGTGTACTTGACTCTGGTATCTGGCCAGAATCTGCCAGTTTCAGGGATGATGGATTGTCTGAAATTCCCAAAAAGTGGAAGGGAATATGCAAGCCAGGAACAGAGTTCAATTCCTCATTGTGCAACAGGAAACTCATTGGAGCAAATTATTTCAATAAGGGGATTTTGGCTGATGATCCTAGTGTAAATATTTCCATGAATTCTGCAAGGGATACGAGAGGTCATGGCACCCATGTTGCCTCCACTGCTGCTGGTAGTTTTGCTAAAGGAGCTTCATATTTTGGATATGCTCCTGGAACAGCAAGAGGTATCGCGACACGAGCTAGGATAGCTGTGTATAAGTTTAGCTTTGAAGAAGGGACCTTTACTTCAGATTTAATTGCTGCTATGGATCAAGCTGTTGCAGATGGTGTTGATATACTGACCATTTCGTATGGGTATGTTAAAATTCCATTGTATGAAGATTCTATTGCAATAGCTTCTTTTGGTGCCATGATGAAAGGTGTCTTAGTCACTGCTTCAGCTGGAAATAGTGGTCCTGAAATGGGAACTTTAAATAATGGAGTCCCGTGGATCTTTACCGTGGCATCATGCAGTACTGACCGATCATTTTCAGGGACTTTAACTCTTGGGAATGGCTTAAAGATTACTGGATTTAGCTTGTTTCCAGTGAGAACCATGATCAAGGATTTTCCTGTGCTTTACAACGAAAGTATATCTCCTTGTGATTCATCTGACCTATTATCCCAAGTCCCTAATGCTAGACGTAGCATCATGATTTGTTATAGCGTTGCAGTAGAAGTAGAGGAACAAATGGCGGCCATCTCAGAGTCAAAATTTGGAGGAGCCATCTATATATCTGATGATCCAGATGcattgatatccaattttttcccAAACCCTGGAGTTGTCATTAGCATCAAGGAAGGGAAGCAGGTGATCGACTATGCATTAAAAGGTGTAAAACCTAAAGCCAGCATCAGTTTCCAGGAAACACGCACGGATGTAAAGCCTGCTCCAGTTGTTTCTGCATTTTCCTCGAGAGGCCCTTCTAGAAGCTATCTGCGAGTTGCAAAGCCTGATATTATAGCACCAGGAGAGTTGATTTTAGCAGCCTGGCCATCGAACGTTTCAGCTGCAGTTATTGGTGTCAATACCTTTTTGGATAGTGATTACAGACTTGAATCAGGCACTTCAATGGCTGCTCCTCACATTGCTGGAATTGCTGCAATGCTAAAAGGAGTACATCCTGAATGGAGTCCTTCAGCTATTCGATCTGCCATGATGACCACTGCCAACCCTTTGGATAATACTGAAAAACCCATCAAAACAGCGGATGATAACAAGGATGCTACATCATTAGCCATGGGAGCAGGAGTCGTTGATCCAAACCGTGCAGTTGATCCAGGCCTAATATATGATGCCACTCCACAACACTATGTGAACCTTCTCTGCTCTATGAATTTGACAGTAGAGCAATTCAAAACAATTGCTAGATCATCAGCTAAGCACAACTGCTCAAATCCATCCAATGATATAAATTACCCATCATTTATTGCTCTCTTTAGCCCATACGGGAACTACACTTGGTTGGAGCAGAAATTCAAGAGGACAGTCACAAATGTTGGAGCTGGTGCAGCTACGTACAAAGTAAAAGTGAAAGCACCGGAAAACTCAACAATTTCTCTCTTTCCGCAGACCTTGGTGTTTGAGAAGAAAAATCAGAAGCAGGAGTACACTCTGACCATACGTTACAAGGGCGTTGTGGAAGATCAAGCACAATCTGGTGCAATCACTTGGGTGGAAGAGAATGGCCACCACACAGTAAGCAGTCCTATAGTAGTAGCACCAGAGATTGATGCCTGGACCTGA